A genomic segment from Excalfactoria chinensis isolate bCotChi1 chromosome 15, bCotChi1.hap2, whole genome shotgun sequence encodes:
- the TCFL5 gene encoding transcription factor-like 5 protein: protein MSGSAPQSGPSPAAAAPPGGDASFGEQSLGFSAADLSLVEMTDMEYGQLQHALYAHVEARAGEGEAEGRAGAAGPSAQHDESCSSCGPAGPPAFPGLCQAGATADGGGVVPVSNPCVGHADFQELRMMMLSEVNPPAGQADKTPKGSSAEMSGRGLLRAKHGESFAGPSKGSVVVEHVALAPEPRSKSAVRVRLEDRFNSIPAENPRCQEPQESGVTLNNLVTLIRQPSELVGVPLHQNQNKCAAVVKNRSAPTTPSPQFTHPLFTMSACSAAGAANSSQAQASGTSCTILESAKHQEIGIPRTFSFCYHQEMESTKQTVGAMNKALPEEVWIKVGEDTLCKQAINKRSCSRISPMDANIDRKPLSEIQNMRDSQSTASAQGPWQSAQSHSSVQVQSGTQEGVTQRRERHNRMERDRRRRIRICCDELNLLVPFCTADTDKATTLQWTTAFLKYIQEKHGDSLKQEFETVFCGKTGRRLKVPRSDSFVTCPVQENVQHGYGDQVALNCLSVDK, encoded by the exons ATGTCGGGGTCCGCCCCGCAGTCCGGCCCTTctccggccgccgccgccccgcccggtGGGGACGCGTCTTTCGGCGAGCAGAGCCTCGGCTTCAGCGCCGCGGATCTGAGCCTGGTGGAGATGACGGACATGGAGTACGGGCAGCTGCAGCACGCGCTGTACGCGCACGTGGAGGCGCGGGCCGGCGAAGGCGAGGCGGAAGGCCGGGCCGGCGCTGCGGGTCCCTCCGCGCAGCACGACGAAAGCTGCTCCTCGTGCGGCCCCGCCGGCCCGCCCGCCTTTCCCGGCCTCTGCCAGGCGGGAGCGACCGCCGACGGCGGCGGCGTCGTGCCGGTCTCGAACCCCTGCGTGGGCCACGCGGACTTCCAGGAGCTCAGGATGATGATGCTCAGTGAGGTCAACCCCCCCGCCGGCCAAGCAGACAAAACGCCCAAGGGTAGCTCGGCGGAAATGTCGGGGCGCGGCTTATTGAGGGCGAAACACGGTGAGAGCTTTGCCGGGCCGAGCAAAGGGAGCGTAGTGGTTGAGCATGTGGCGCTGGCACCCGAGCCCAGATCGAAATCTGCAGTCAGAGTTCGATTGGAGGACAGATTCAACAGCATCCCGGCAGAAAACCCCAGATGCCAAGAACCCCAAGAATCTGGAGTGACTCTTAACAA CTTAGTAACATTGATTCGGCAGCCGTCGGAGCTGGTCGGCGTCCCCCTTCATCAGAATCAGAACAAGTGTGCAGCGGTGGTGAAGAACAGGAGCGCACCCACCACGCCATCTCCACAGTTCACACATCCACTGTTCACCATGAGTGCgtgttctgctgctggagctgctaaTTCCTCACAGGCCCAG GCCTCTGGAACATCTTGCACTATTTTGGAATCTGCCAAACATCAAGAGATTGGGATTCCCAGAACATTCTCGTTCTGTTACCATCAGGAAATGGAATCCACAAAACAGACAGTAGGTGCTATGAATAAAGCTTTGCCTGAGGAAGTTTGGATTAAAGTTGGAG aagACACCCTATGCAAGCAAGCGATAAACAAAAGAAGTTGCAGCCGAATAAGCCCAATGGATGCAAACATAGATCGCAAACCTCTtagtgaaatacaaaatatgCGAGATAGCCAGAGTACTGCATCTGCCCAGGGCCCCTGGCAGTCAGCACAGTCACATTCAAGTGTGCAGGTACAGAGTGGTACGCAGGAAGGAGTTACTCAGCGAAGAGAAAGACATAACCGCATGGAGAGAGACAGAAG GCGCAGAATCCGGATTTGTTGTGATGAACTGAATCTTCTGGTTCCGTTCTGCACTGCTGATACTGATAAAGCAACAACCCTACAGTGGAcaactgcatttctgaagtaCATCCAGGAAAAGCACGGCGATTCTCTGAAACAG GAATTTGAGACTGTGTTCTGTGGCAAAACAGGCAGGAGACTGAAAGTGCCCAGGTCGGATTCGTTTGTAACGTGTCCAGTTCAGGAGAACGTGCAGCATGGCTATGGAGACCAAGTAGCCTTGAATTGTCTGAGTGTGGATAAATAA